The Mauremys reevesii isolate NIE-2019 linkage group 22, ASM1616193v1, whole genome shotgun sequence genomic interval GttcccaggcaccagcatccacccgccccgccctgcccagcagcccgctcccccaccctgcccagccccagctgctccccaggcaccagcatccacccagccctgcccagacccaGACACTCCCACATGGttcccaggcaccagcatccacccgccccgccctgcccagccccagcatccacctgccccaccctggccagacccagctgctccccaggcaccagcatccaccCGGCCCACCCAGGCCAGACCCAGCTGCACCCCGGGCACCAGCAACCAcccgccccaccctgcccagccccagcatccacctgcccagccccagctgctccccaggcaccagcatccacccagccctgcccagacccaGACACTCCCACATGGttcccaggcaccagcatccacccgccccgccctgcccagccccagcatccacctgccccaccctgcccagccccagctgctccccaggcaccagcatccacccagccctgcccagacccaGACACTCCCACATGGttcccaggcaccagcatccacccgccccgccctgcccagccccagcatccacctgcccagccccagctgctccccaggcaccagcatccacccagccctgcccagacccaGACACTCCCACATGGttcccaggcaccagcatccacccgccccgccctgccccgccccagcacccccccgccccccccgcgcccgacccacctgctccccaggcaccagcatccacccgcccctccctggccagacccagctgctccccaggcaccagcatccacccgcccccccctgcccagccccagcatccccctgcccagccccagctgctccccaggcaccagcatccacccagccctgcccagacccaGACACTCCCACATGGttcccaggcaccagcatccacccgcccgccctgcccagccccagcatccacctgccccaccctgcccagccccagctgctccccaggcaccagcatccacccagccctgcccagacccaGACACTCCCACATGGttcccaggcaccagcatccacccagccctgcccagccccagcatccacctgcccagccccagctgctccccaggcaccagcatccacccagccctgcccagacccaGACACTCCCACATGGttcccaggcaccagcatccaccCGCccgcactgcccagccccagcacccacccagccccaccctgcccagccccagctgctccccaggcaccagcatccacccagccctgcccagacccaGACACTCCCACATGGttcccaggcaccagcatccacccgcccgccctgcccagccccagcatccacctgccccaccctgcccagccccagctgctccccaggcaccagcatccactcagccctgcccagacccAGACACTCCCACATGGttcccaggcaccagcatccacccgccccaccctgcccagccccagcatccacctgcccagccccagctgctccccaggcaccagcatccacccagccctgcccagacccaGACACTCCCACATGGttcccaggcaccagcatccacccgcccgccctgcccagccccagtatccacctgcccagccccagctgctccccaggcaccagcatccacccagccctgcccagacccaGACACTCCCACATGGttcccaggcaccagcatccacccgccccgtcctgcccagccccagcatccacctgcccagccccagctgctccccaggcaccagcatccacccagccctgcccagacccaGACACTCCCACATGGttcccaggcaccagcatccacccgccccgccctgcccagaTCATGCCGCTCTCCCACAGTCCCCAGGTGCCAACAcccagctgccctgcccagaccAGCTGCTCCCCCATGGTCCCAGGTGCCAGCACCCACCTGCTCACCTCTGTCCAGACCCAGCCACTTGCCCATGGTCCTCAGGCACCAGCACCCACCTGCtccgccctgcccagccccagctgctcccccatgGTCCCAGCATCCACCCACCCTGGTCTGCATGGATCCAGCCCCAGCACCCGGCTGCCCCGGGGACACGGATCAGGGCCGGGATCGAGCCCAGCACCCAGACGCTTGGGGCCCTCAGGGTTGGGGGATCAGGGCCGGAtaggcccagcacctggccgccTCAGGGCTCTTGGGgatgggggatcagggctggagaggcccagcacccacctgcgGACAAAGTGCATCTGGTTGCCACAGAAGACATCCAGGATGAGTCGCTCATAGGCATCCGGCAGCTTCACATCCTGGGGAGATGGAGATGTGAACTGGGGTTGTGttgggaagaggtggctgggatgggggggctgaggggggctggTTTGGCAACCGTAGGTCAGGTCCAGCTCTCACTCCTCGGGCAGTggaggtggagggaagagggggctgtgggggggtggtgtgtgtggggggaagcccTGGGGCGGCACCTTGTAGTGGTTGCCGTAGGTCAGATCCAGCTCTCACTCctcagggcagtgggggtggagggacgggggggcgagggggtggggtgggggagccctggGTCCGGCACCTTGTAGCGGTTGCCGTAGGTCAGGTCCAGCTCCGACTCCTCGGGGTCAAAGAACATGCCAGGTTTCTTGGTCATCATCTTGGTGTAGACGGCCTCGTTGGGCTGCACCCGGATCACCAGCTCATTGCGCTTGCACTGCCGCTGGAAGATGTCGCCCGGCACGTCCCGGAACTGCAGCCGCACCTCGGCCTTGCGCTCGTTCAGGGCCTTACCACAGCGCAGCACAAACGGGACGCCTGGGGAGGACAGGTTAGAGACAGAGCTAGGGCCCCCCACCCCAATAGCACGACAGCAGACatggggcagggacggggtgtgtaggagagagagacactcccCAGCATGTAACACCGCAGGAGAGGGGAGGACATCAGATATTTCCTGTCCCATTCAGGACTGTCCCGCCCGGGGCCACCCCATCCTGTCCCATCCCATCCCGTCCTGTTCTTTCCCAGGAGCACCCCCACGTCCCATCCTCCCCACGGCATTGGCCCCCAGGCACTCGCTCACCCCACAGTGCTCGCCCCTATCCCCTACGACACTGACCCTCAGGCGCTCATTCATGCCTCCCACAGCGCTCGCTCACATCCCCGCCggtcaccccccaccccttcctcccacggcactgaccccctcccccaagcattcGCTCACCCCCCTGACTGCGCTCGCTCACTCATGCTCCCCACGGCACTCACCCCCAGTCCCTTACCCCACCCACGGTGCTCACTCATCCCCCCTCCTGTGCGCTCGCTCACCCCCCCGCTGGTCATCCCCCCATGGCACTGGCTCACCCCCAGTCCCTTCCCCCCCGGCGCTCGCTCACCCCCACATGGCACTGGCTCACCCCCTGCTGGTCACCCCCCTATGACACTCGCTCACCGTCCCATCTCTCGTTGTCCACGTACAGCACAGCGGTAGTGAAGGTGGCCGTGTTGGAGCCAGTGGGGACAGTGGGGTCATCCAGGTAGCTCTTCCGGGCCTCGCCCACCCCATCAGGGTTCCCCACATACTGGCCCAGCACCACATTGCCCAGCTGCAACTCCGAGATGCACTTCAGCACCTTCACCTGCAGCGGGACAGATGGCTTAGGCCCCAACATCACCACGGGGGCCAGGGAGGGCGCTGGGCTGCTTGTCgagcagcaggggaaggggaggagtccAGGGTAACGGGGCTCGGAGAGTGACAGCAGAAGGACTGGGGAGCACAGGGTCAGCGCCATCGCACCAGAGAAGTAGCTGGTCCGGTTCAGACACATGCAGTGGCAGCTCGGGGCCACAAGAGGCCATCTCGACCCAATCCAGTAGGACAGGAGCAGCTAAGCACAgagctggagggggtggggggtgggggcaggacaccTCCTggcacaggccctgccctgggtcccagcactCCATGCCAAGGGGGATGTCCCCTGCGCCAGGGCCTGGGGTGCTTGGTCCCTGTTTGCAGCGACCCACCTTCTCATCCCGCACGTCGTCTGAGTCGGTGGAAGCCGGTTTTTCCATGGCCACCAGGCAAAGCATCTGCAGTAGGTGGTTCTGCATCACATCGCtgccgggaggggagaggagtcaGTGCAGGAATCATTGCCCCATCCGGCCACACAGCACAATCCCCTGTCTTCTCCATCCACCCCCAATACCCTGGATCCTTCCCTCCCAGAAGGGGGAGGGGTCAGCGTGGGAATCTCCCCCCCGGCAcggctcccctccagccccccaggaTGATCTCACCTctcctccatccacccccactgcccgggatcagtggttctcaaccaggggtacgtgtgcCTCTgagggtactcagaggtcttccagggggtacatcaatacatctagagatttgcctagtttcacaacaggctacataaaaagcactagcaacttcagtacaaactaaagtacaatatttatattccaatggatttattttataattctgtgGTGACAATGAGAACGTCAGCAATTTCCCAGTAATCCTGTGCTGTGCCATGTTTGTAGTTTTATGTCGGACTTTGAAAACAAGTGGTTTTTTaatgaggtaaaacttggggtacGTGAGacacatcagactcctgaaagggatacagttatctggaaaggttgagagcctctgccctggatccctccctcccagcaggaggagggggtCAGTGCCAGCCGGCCCGGGTAtcccctcactctccccagcCGGTACCATCTCTACCCACCCCTCCAGCGGCCAAGCCAGCACCGCTCTGCCTGCCGCCCCCACACCAAGGGCAGGGGTCCCCTGCCCTACTCACCGGATGATCCCGAACTCATCGAAGTAGCCGCCTCGCCCCTCTGTGCCAAACGGCTCCTTGAAGGTCAGGATGACGCAGGCCACGTTGTCCCGGTTCCACACAGGGCCGAAGATTCTGTTCCCAAACCTGCCAGGGAGACGCAGAGCCTGTCTGAGGGGGGGAGCTACCATGCTGGCaggctttgggggcgggggggggggtgtctcaccctgacagatggcGAGGGGCCCTTAACGCTCCCCCGCCACCTGCCCAGCTTTTCCCTTGAGAAAGGGCCCAGCTATgctcccccccggctctgccccatctcccagccagccccacctcagcACCATGAGGTTCTGCACCATCTCCTTGCCCAGGTAGTGGTCAATGCGGTAGATCTGGTCCTCCCGGAAGAGCGACGCAATGTGATTGGACAGTTTGTTGGAGCTCTCCAGGTCCTTCCCAAATGGCTTCTCCACGATGATACGGTTCCAGccactgaggggaggggagagcagacgGTGTAAAACGTGGCTGCAATTAGAGAGGAACCTTGGAGCCCCCACAACTCTCCCCCATCCCATGGGGATCTCTCACaccccaggcctgtgctctgaACTCTtagaccctgccccacccccatctctcaCCCGTGGCCCATGCAGCACTCCTTGATGTGGCGGGTGACGTGCTCGTAGACGCTAGGCGGCAGTGCCAGGTAGAAGAGCCGGTTGGCCTTGTCCCCATTGTGCAGTGCGTCCAGGTGGGCGTTCAGCTGCCGGAAGGAGGTGCTGTGGTCGTAGGTTCCCGACACATAGCTGTTCCGGGCAAAGAACTCCTCCAGCTTCTTCTGCTCATCTGGCtccacctggggggaggggacgcgGCTGCCATCAGCTGAGGGACATGGCCCCCCCAGTCAGCTAAGGCACCGGGGGACACCCAGCCACACCCCCCACCCAATCCCAGGGAtaaaggccctgccccccactatTCAGGGGAGCTGTACCCCAGAccccccccagggctggggaCCCCAGGCCCTCCCCTGTTCTGGAGGGGCTGGTGCGCAGGCTGAGGGGCCGCACCTTGAAGTGGGGCTGGCTCTGCTTGCGGATGTCGGCCACCGTGAGCTGGGAGCGGGCGTAGCCCACCACGTACGTGTCATCGGGCAGGAGGCCATCCCGGAAGAGCCACCTGGAAGAGAGGTCAGTGGGGTCACCCAACGCCAGACCCCCAAGGCGCCGGGTCACCACCACAcagccctggcctgggggggTGGGCGGGAAGAGGGATTTACCAGATAGTTGGGTAGATCTTCTTCTTGGCCAAGTCGCCCTGGAACAGACAAAGGGGAGGTCATAGCAGCAAAcaggcagggaaaggctctgtgCCCCATTCCCACCTCCCTGCCGcggggctggatgggagctggtgccccctagaggggaaaggccccgtgccccattccctacccccctgagccaggcagtccctgctctggagccagatcagagccagcgccccctacagAGGAAAGGCCCCATATCCAattccccacccctctctgcaGGACACAGTCCCCCCAGGTCTACCCATACCCTCACACGTCCCTTCTTTTCAGCTTGGGCCTTTACCCAGAGTGGGGTGTGGCTCTGCGGGAGGGAGGAGCTGACCTAAACTGCCATAGTGCTgcaagcaggcaggcaggcgtACTTGCGGGCTCTGTGCCAGGCCCCACATCCTGGGCATGGGTGCTGTTTGCTCTtgcggtgtggggagggaggggaggggcagatcAGGCTGATTGGGTCGCAAGTAACAGGGAGTTGCTGAATCATGGAGGCTCAGCACCCAAAAGAAAGGCTGTTCTTGGTGCAAGGGGCAGTGGAGAGAACGGTTACCGGCTCAGTGCAGGGGTGACAGGGCGACTCCCCGGACTGAGCCACACAGACAGTCCCATTCGATCTCCGGCTGACCATGAAGTCTGTGCATGCAGGCTGACAACACGGGCTCATTGTCTGCCGCAGCCAGTGCAAGCAAACACCTGTCTGCGCTGGCAGGGATGTCCCCCCGATGGGGCAACATGTTATGTGTGGGGATGGATCCCCGTCTGTCTGTCTCACCCTGGGGGTTTGGGGATGCTGCTCTGGGGAGGGTCAGacacagggggcagggaggtgggtgcAGACACAGCGAAACCTATGGGGTGGATTAGACACGGGGTAGGGGGGACAGGGAGGTGGGTGCGGATGCAGCAGGAGCTCTGGAGAGGGTCGGACATGGGGGAGCAGGGTGCAGACACAGCGGGACCTAAGGGGTGAGTTAGACACGGGGGGTCGGAGCAGGGAGGATCACACTAGGTGGGTCGATTAATTCCCCAAGGGTCTAGCTCTGAGGGCTTCTCTGCTGGCTGCAGTCACCACCTCCCATCCCACCCGCGGCTTAGCTCCTCCTATTCAGCTAGGCCCAGCCTGGCGGAGGGCTGTGTAAGTTTGCACTGGGAGGCGGGAGCTGGCTCCCAGCCTGACCTAGTGTTGCTCTTATCCCATGGTGGCTGCACCCACCAGCCGAAATCAATGCAAACTGGTTCAGAGAGAGGGAGATGGGGACAAACCAAAGCTGTGAGTCACAGCCGTCCTCCCCTGCATGACTTAGCAGGGGCAGTGCCCCAGGCGGAAGGTGTCGGAGCTTGGAGCAAGTCAGTGTacatatacacaaacacacacacagcagggatGTCAGTCCCAGGCCAGGAAATGGCTCGGCAGGGCCCTGGTCAGCTAGGGGTGAAAATGAGCCAGCGAGACCCAGGTGTCCAGGCCAGCCGAACCAGCAGGtccacagctcccctccccaacacacaaCAGCAAGGACATTTGTGTTTGCCACCcgccctgccctggagccagacACCACCTTCTGCTCATCCTGTGTCCCAGATTTCAGCTCCTCCAGAACCTGGCCCATTTCCCCACGCAAAGCCCTGGGGAAATGAACAGGAAGCCAAGGAAACTCCTTATCAGTGTTTGTGATAGATAAGCCGgctttctcttccctccctctgctGTGGAGGGGCAGGTGCCAGGGATTCAGCTTGGGCCATCCCTGCCTGACCCACAGAGACCCCAAGGGATGGCAGGGGCAGCGCCCCCACACagctggccctggcctggctcaTAGCATGGGGACACCTAGCTCCTACCCGTGATTCCCTGATGTGAGAGGGGCTACGGAGGGCATCGGCTCCACTAACTTGGGGTTAACCCACTACACATGAAGCTGGGGGAATGGGAGCCAGGCTCCTGGGTTCAATTGCCCTGTATGACCTTGGACTAGTCACCGAATCGCTCTTTCCCCACTACAGCATAGGGACTGTGTGTCCATACAGCATGTAGCATAACAGGGACCCTGCTCCCACTCGGGGTAGGGCAGGGGGAATCCATGTGATGTCCGTCCCAGCCCCAATCTCTGCAAAGAGAGGTGTGCATTACACACCTAGGAACAAGGAGCCCACTGCACGGGAGCAGTCTCTGGAAAGCCGTGAATCTGAGAAGAACCTAGAGGGCTTAGTGAATAACCCAAGCTCCCAGGGCCACGTTGTGGCCAAAGGGGGTTGTGGGATCCTGGGGTGTATCAACAGGGCAGCCGTGAGCAGAAGCAGGGAGGGGATTTTCTCACTGGACACGGCCTTGGGatattgcgtccagttctggtggccacattttaaaaaggctgTGGAAAAATTGcagagaggggagaaaggagcCAGAAAAATTGTTCaaaggctggagaaaaatgcaaGAGCCCTAAAGGGCTCCATCTGTTGAGCATTTCAAAGGGAAGACTGATTCCAGCACTGAGGAGAAagacagccccagccccgggaaaGGGAAGCCGAAGCTGGAGAAATTCAGTCCAGCAATAGGGCACCTGTGGGGGTGATTAGCCATCAGAACAAACTCCCGAGTGAAGTGATGGCTTCTCCGTCTCTGCTGCCTCCCAGTCCAGCCGGGCTCCCTTGCTGGAAGATGCTGGAGCCACACACAAGGTACTGGTTAACCAGGGGCCGAAGTGGGTGAGAGTCTCTGGCCCTGGACACACACGTGTTGGACTAGATGTCGCATGCTGCCACGAGCTAAGGGAGAGTTACTTCTATGAAGCTAGCAAGGATGAGCAGTGTAGCATTGACCGTACCTAGCTCCATGGAGGTAAGAGCTACCTGGGGCTCATCTGGGCCAGGACTTAGAGCGATAGCCACATCCATGGGACCGTACACCACTTGCTGCACAAGGACAAAGCCCACCCACCACCAGCACCGGGGCCAGAACAGCCTCACTCTCCTCTGTGCACAGTGACTCAGCAGCGCCCAGCACTTCCCCTTGTGCTAACACCACAGATCCCACAGCGTGCGTGTCACCATCACAGCCCCTCTGAGAGCAGAGGGAACCAGAAAGTGAGGTAGAAAATTGTTAAACTGAAGGCCCTGGAGAGGGAACTGGAGCAGTTTCAGCGAATTAGGGGAGCATtggggtgagtgtggggaggctggggtgGTTTCAGGGGCCTAAAGGATGACTGTGGGGTGAGGCATTTTGGGGGCATCTGGGAGTGTCAGGGCAAATTTGGGGTGTTGGGTGAATTTGAGGGCACCGAGacgatctcagtcacacacattTGCTTGCTGAAATCCTGCTACTGCTCACAGGATCAAGACAAGGGGGGTTTGGCCAAGCCACGGCCTGCCCCCCGCACTGTCATCACCACAGCCAGCACCAGCAATGCACCCAGGCCTCGGGTTTCCCCATGGCAAGGCACACAGCTAAACCCAATCTGTGCCTACAGGGAttagctccccacccccaaagctgctgctgctggagccaggTTACACACTGAGCTGTAATCGCTGTCTGTGTTACACAACACGGTGCAGGAAGTTGAGTCACTCGGTGCCTGGTGCCGGGCAGCCTGGCTGCAGCCATCAGCACTAATTATCTCAGCTGGTACAATCCCTGCCCTCTCCTTCGAGCCCCGTGCGGCAGGACCCGAGTAGCCCCAAGGGAG includes:
- the G6PD gene encoding glucose-6-phosphate 1-dehydrogenase, with product MGSRASVGPAAERERDPGTGSSNSSTMTLQRELSRSQVCGMMREELCQGKDFLQSDTHIFIIMGASGDLAKKKIYPTIWWLFRDGLLPDDTYVVGYARSQLTVADIRKQSQPHFKVEPDEQKKLEEFFARNSYVSGTYDHSTSFRQLNAHLDALHNGDKANRLFYLALPPSVYEHVTRHIKECCMGHGGWNRIIVEKPFGKDLESSNKLSNHIASLFREDQIYRIDHYLGKEMVQNLMVLRFGNRIFGPVWNRDNVACVILTFKEPFGTEGRGGYFDEFGIIRDVMQNHLLQMLCLVAMEKPASTDSDDVRDEKVKVLKCISELQLGNVVLGQYVGNPDGVGEARKSYLDDPTVPTGSNTATFTTAVLYVDNERWDGVPFVLRCGKALNERKAEVRLQFRDVPGDIFQRQCKRNELVIRVQPNEAVYTKMMTKKPGMFFDPEESELDLTYGNRYKDVKLPDAYERLILDVFCGNQMHFVRSDELREAWRIFTPLLHKIESERIKPIPYCYGSRGPPEADELMKRVGFQYEGTYRWVNPHKL